From the genome of Longimicrobium sp., one region includes:
- a CDS encoding RagB/SusD family nutrient uptake outer membrane protein has translation MNRRALLPLLAGALALGACDTDLTIPNYNSPSISDLQNNPTNSGVLTAATGLLIGTRQEQAGYVRIGAVPGREGYFVDPNEGRYVRQLAAGTPDASDFTGGSYWAAPYNAIRTGNLILTIADDPRLTFSASERASIKGFVKTMQAFNFLQILNWREQIPIAVGVSPEEAPAPLVSRAEAFAFIAGLLDEGNTDLGAASGTLPFSTGLGLSQYGFNNAATFRQFNRGLKARVEVYRATLGHTAVPSSPANYTAALAALNESFIDVSSGSRTVLNKGLYFSYSTASGDLGNSNFDNSGRLIADNRNRTEAQLQAGGARDARLLLKQDSGLVNRVSIGLTSTERFRLYDTRPFFGGGGSASPIPAIRNEELILLRAEARYFSGNLPGALDDLNFVRTNSGGLAPLLATDIATPAQFITRLLYERRYSLLFEGGHRWIDHRRFGRLADLNSTGVSDASRANDKTFAFFPLPINEQLARGL, from the coding sequence ATGAACCGACGCGCTTTGCTTCCCCTTCTGGCCGGGGCGCTGGCGCTGGGTGCTTGCGACACGGATCTCACGATCCCGAACTACAACAGCCCCAGCATCAGCGACCTCCAGAACAATCCCACCAACAGCGGCGTCCTTACCGCCGCCACCGGGCTGCTGATCGGCACGCGGCAGGAGCAGGCCGGCTACGTGCGGATCGGCGCCGTGCCGGGCCGCGAGGGGTACTTCGTGGACCCCAACGAGGGCCGGTACGTGCGGCAGCTGGCCGCCGGCACGCCGGACGCCTCGGACTTCACGGGCGGCTCGTACTGGGCCGCGCCGTACAACGCGATCCGCACGGGCAACCTCATCCTGACGATCGCGGACGATCCGCGCCTCACCTTCAGCGCGTCGGAGCGGGCCTCCATCAAGGGGTTCGTGAAGACGATGCAGGCGTTCAACTTCCTGCAGATCCTGAACTGGCGCGAGCAGATCCCGATCGCCGTGGGCGTCTCTCCGGAGGAAGCTCCGGCGCCGCTGGTGAGCCGCGCTGAGGCGTTCGCCTTCATCGCGGGGCTGCTGGACGAGGGGAACACGGACCTGGGCGCCGCCAGCGGCACCCTGCCGTTCTCCACGGGCCTCGGGCTGAGCCAGTACGGCTTCAACAACGCGGCGACGTTCCGCCAGTTCAACCGCGGCCTCAAGGCCCGCGTGGAGGTGTACCGCGCCACGCTCGGGCACACGGCGGTTCCGTCGAGCCCGGCCAACTACACGGCGGCGCTCGCGGCGCTGAACGAGTCGTTCATCGACGTGAGCAGCGGCAGCCGCACGGTGCTCAACAAGGGGCTGTACTTCTCGTACAGCACCGCGTCGGGCGACCTGGGTAACTCCAACTTCGACAACAGCGGCCGCCTCATCGCGGACAACCGCAACCGTACGGAGGCCCAGCTGCAGGCGGGCGGCGCGCGCGACGCGCGTCTCCTCCTCAAGCAGGATTCGGGGCTGGTGAACCGCGTCTCCATCGGGCTCACGAGCACGGAGCGCTTCCGTCTGTACGACACCCGCCCGTTCTTTGGCGGTGGCGGCAGCGCTTCGCCGATCCCGGCGATCCGCAACGAGGAGCTGATCCTGCTCCGCGCCGAGGCACGGTACTTCTCGGGCAACCTTCCGGGCGCCCTGGATGACCTGAACTTCGTGCGCACCAACTCGGGCGGCCTTGCGCCGCTCCTGGCGACGGACATCGCGACGCCGGCGCAGTTCATCACCCGGCTGCTGTACGAGCGCCGGTACTCGCTCCTCTTCGAGGGCGGGCACCGGTGGATCGACCACCGCCGTTTCGGCCGCCTTGCGGATCTCAACTCCACGGGCGTGTCGGACGCGTCGCGGGCGAACGACAAGACCTTTGCGTTCTTCCCGCTGCCGATCAACGAGCAGCTCGCCCGCGGCCTGTAG
- a CDS encoding SusC/RagA family TonB-linked outer membrane protein, which yields MSKRILSFVMSLLLIAGSAIGASAQQRQVTGTVTGADQAPVAGATVTITGTRRGVQTDAGGRFTIGVPAGDASLTVSRIGFSSRVVAVPAGQSNVTVRLQSDILNLEALVVTGTATTVRRQNAANAVAVVSRAELQRAPAPTIERALQGKVAGAQIVTNSGAPGGGAQFRIRGISTLIGNSSPLYVVDGVIISDAGIAGGQNFVSGAGTRTDIAGVQDNVVNRVADLNPADIESVEVLKGASASAVYGSKAANGVIVIRTRGGRAGAPRFNLTQRFGYAEQARTLGSRSWTRQEAKDELHLTNAELDTYFNADGSPKAVYDHESDVFGRRAPQSETNVSVSGGTEATRYYVSGTVANNEGIAANTGFNRQGLQLRLDQTLGSRLRVGVSANVNHTVAARGLTGNDNNGVSYYAAISFTPSFVNLDGSNGIYPSNPFAPSNPVQTAALSTNDENTWRTISSLNVTYDILERGAHRLQFLGNGGVDFFQQRNALFYPAELQFEDDDNLPGTAVNTNANNTNVNGNLNLVHIFDPEGGSFRATTSVGLQYEDRDLTTNAVGGRYLIGGVRLPETGANTTLSGARTRTRDQGFFGQEELLLLDERLTLTGSLRADRSSNNADASEYFLYPKASASFRLGNLVPRVDDIKLRAAYGSSGNQPLFSQRFAPLFVSNLDGQPGIQVNGTFGASDLRPERTTELEGGVDFTLFGGNARLELTGYNKVVTDFLLSRTLAPSTGFSTQFFNGGELHARGFEALLEATPVRRDNLTWLTRTTFYRNRHKITDLPVPAFRPASSSFGFVYGGYLIQNDESPTAMLGFKDGERVIYGDSEPDFLMGFTNDFTMGRFTLSSLVDWSKGGLVANLTRSYYDDARTSPDFLAPASVARNPDGTVIPRDFNECDYTCLSGEERAALVGAWSPYIEDASFVKVREVSLAYDVPSEILNRAGRVNSARITLAARNPYMWTRYTGLDPEVSNFGNRSVGRNIDVTPFPPSRSFWLGFNVGF from the coding sequence ATGTCGAAACGCATCCTGTCGTTCGTCATGTCCCTGCTCCTGATCGCGGGGAGCGCCATCGGCGCCTCCGCGCAGCAGCGGCAGGTGACGGGTACGGTGACCGGTGCCGACCAGGCGCCCGTCGCCGGCGCCACCGTCACCATCACCGGCACTCGCCGCGGCGTCCAGACCGACGCCGGCGGCCGCTTCACCATCGGCGTCCCCGCGGGCGACGCCTCGCTCACCGTCAGCCGCATCGGCTTCAGCAGCCGCGTCGTGGCGGTTCCGGCCGGCCAGAGCAACGTGACCGTCCGCCTCCAGTCGGACATCCTGAACCTGGAAGCCCTCGTGGTCACCGGCACGGCCACCACGGTGCGCCGCCAGAACGCGGCGAACGCCGTGGCCGTGGTGAGCCGCGCGGAGCTCCAGCGCGCCCCGGCGCCCACCATCGAGCGCGCCCTGCAGGGCAAGGTGGCCGGCGCGCAGATCGTGACCAACTCCGGCGCACCCGGCGGCGGCGCGCAGTTCCGGATCCGCGGCATCAGCACGCTGATCGGCAACAGCTCGCCGCTGTACGTGGTGGACGGGGTGATCATCTCCGACGCCGGCATCGCCGGCGGGCAGAACTTCGTCTCCGGCGCCGGCACGCGTACCGACATCGCCGGCGTACAGGACAACGTGGTGAACCGCGTGGCCGACCTGAACCCGGCCGACATCGAGTCGGTCGAGGTGCTCAAGGGCGCGTCGGCCTCGGCCGTGTACGGCTCCAAGGCGGCCAACGGCGTGATCGTGATCCGCACGCGCGGCGGCCGGGCCGGCGCTCCGCGCTTCAACCTCACGCAGCGCTTCGGCTACGCGGAGCAGGCCCGCACGCTGGGCTCGCGGAGCTGGACTCGCCAGGAGGCCAAGGACGAGCTGCACCTGACCAACGCCGAGCTCGACACGTACTTCAACGCCGACGGCTCGCCCAAGGCCGTGTACGACCACGAGTCGGACGTGTTCGGGCGCCGGGCGCCGCAGTCGGAGACCAACGTCTCCGTGAGCGGCGGCACCGAGGCCACGCGCTACTACGTCTCCGGCACGGTGGCGAACAACGAGGGGATCGCGGCCAACACCGGCTTCAACCGCCAGGGGCTGCAGCTTCGCCTCGACCAGACGCTGGGCTCGCGCCTGCGGGTGGGCGTGTCCGCCAACGTGAACCACACGGTGGCGGCCCGCGGCCTTACGGGCAACGACAACAACGGCGTGTCGTACTACGCCGCCATCTCGTTCACCCCGAGCTTCGTGAACCTGGACGGGAGCAACGGGATCTACCCCTCGAACCCGTTCGCCCCCAGCAACCCGGTGCAGACCGCGGCGCTCTCGACCAACGACGAGAACACCTGGCGCACCATCTCGTCGCTGAACGTCACGTACGACATCCTGGAGCGCGGCGCCCACCGGCTGCAGTTCCTGGGCAACGGCGGCGTGGACTTCTTCCAGCAGCGCAACGCCCTGTTCTACCCGGCGGAGCTGCAGTTCGAAGACGACGACAACCTGCCGGGCACCGCGGTCAACACGAACGCGAACAACACCAACGTCAACGGCAACCTGAACCTCGTCCACATCTTCGACCCGGAGGGCGGCTCGTTCCGCGCGACGACGTCGGTGGGCCTGCAGTACGAGGACCGGGACCTGACGACCAACGCCGTGGGCGGGCGCTACCTGATCGGCGGCGTGCGCCTTCCGGAGACGGGGGCGAACACCACCCTGAGCGGCGCGCGCACCCGCACGCGCGACCAGGGCTTCTTCGGCCAGGAGGAGCTCCTTCTGCTCGACGAGCGCCTGACGCTCACCGGCAGCCTGCGCGCCGACCGCAGCAGCAACAACGCGGACGCGAGCGAGTACTTCCTGTACCCCAAGGCTTCGGCCTCCTTCCGCCTGGGCAACCTGGTTCCGCGGGTGGACGACATCAAGCTGCGCGCGGCGTACGGCTCCAGCGGCAACCAGCCGCTGTTCAGCCAGCGCTTCGCCCCGCTCTTCGTCAGCAACCTCGACGGGCAGCCGGGGATCCAGGTCAACGGCACCTTTGGCGCCAGCGACCTGCGCCCGGAGCGCACCACGGAGCTTGAGGGCGGCGTGGACTTCACGCTGTTCGGCGGCAACGCGCGCCTGGAGCTGACGGGCTACAACAAGGTGGTGACGGACTTCCTGCTGTCGCGCACCCTGGCCCCGTCCACGGGCTTCAGCACGCAGTTCTTCAACGGCGGCGAGCTTCACGCCCGCGGCTTCGAGGCGCTGCTGGAGGCCACACCGGTGCGCCGCGACAACCTGACGTGGCTCACGCGCACCACGTTCTACCGGAACCGCCACAAGATCACCGACCTGCCGGTGCCGGCGTTCCGCCCCGCCAGCTCGAGCTTCGGCTTCGTGTACGGCGGCTACCTGATCCAGAACGACGAGTCGCCCACCGCCATGCTCGGCTTCAAGGACGGCGAGCGGGTGATCTACGGCGATTCGGAGCCGGACTTCCTGATGGGCTTCACCAACGACTTCACGATGGGGCGCTTCACCCTCTCGTCGCTGGTGGACTGGAGCAAGGGCGGCCTGGTGGCCAACCTTACCCGCAGCTACTACGACGACGCCCGCACCTCGCCGGACTTCCTGGCGCCGGCCAGCGTGGCCCGCAACCCGGACGGCACGGTGATCCCGCGCGACTTCAACGAGTGCGACTACACCTGCCTTTCGGGTGAAGAGCGCGCCGCGCTGGTGGGTGCCTGGTCCCCGTACATCGAGGACGCCTCCTTCGTCAAGGTGCGCGAGGTGTCGCTGGCGTACGACGTTCCGTCGGAGATCCTCAACCGTGCGGGCCGCGTGAACAGCGCGCGCATCACGCTGGCCGCGCGCAACCCGTACATGTGGACGCGCTACACCGGGCTCGACCCGGAGGTCAGCAACTTCGGCAACCGCTCGGTGGGCCGTAACATCGACGTGACCCCGTTCCCGCCCAGCCGCTCGTTCTGGCTCGGCTTCAACGTGGGCTTCTGA